From Nicotiana tabacum cultivar K326 chromosome 20, ASM71507v2, whole genome shotgun sequence, one genomic window encodes:
- the LOC142174377 gene encoding uncharacterized protein LOC142174377, producing the protein MQLGVVRINFFIRHASSIAYGIAKVYPESYHGICIYHLEQNLKRRKVKSEVIKLFQSTARVYKRKEFDLYMSDIAKLDKNTYDYLMEEPPERWSRSCSPRRRYDMLTTNIVESMNSVLLEARDLPILRMMDFIQVKLHRWFYERRNKVEGTFYEVSCWVFPVDSWHSRVEEEGITFLVDLNKRTCDCFQFQFDELPCIHAIAAIEKRNIKKSNFCSYWYLKESWLKIYERQIHPIGHTDSWIVIESVKSQIIKPPDFKVPPGRRQKKRQHYRYISLLQVVNSTMNCQMKRQKLRI; encoded by the exons ATGCAACTGGGAGTCGTgagaattaatttttttatcagaCATGCATCATCTATTGCATATGGCATTGCAAAGGTATATCCTGAAAGCTACCATGGGatttgtatctatcatttggagcAGAACCTAAAGCGAAGGAAAGTAAAAAGTGAGGTCATAAAACTTTTCCAAAGTACTGCAAGAGTATACAAGCGCAAAGAATTTGATCTATACATGTCAGATATAGCAAAATTAGATAAGAATACTTATGACTACTTGATGGAAGAACCACCGGAAAGGTGGTCACGTTCTTGTAGTCCAAGACGAAGAtatgacatgctcacaacaaacATAGTTGAGTCAATGAATTCTGTGCTATTAGAAGCAAGGGATCTTCCTATATTAAGAATGATGGATTTCATCCAAGTGAAGCTACACCGTTGgttttatgaaagaagaaataaagtaGAAGGAACTTTTTATGAAGTTTCTTGTTGG GTCTTCCCTGTTGATTCATGGCATTCTAGAGTTGAGGAAGAAGGAATTACTTTCTTGGTGGacttaaacaaaagaacatgtgattgtTTTCAGTTTCAATTTGATGAATTACCATGCATACATGCAATTGCAGCTATCGAGAAGAGAAACATCAAGAAGTCCAACTTTTGCTCGTACTGGTACTTAAAGGAATCTTGGCTGAAAATATATGAAAGACAAATACATCCTATAGGACATACTGATTCTTGGATTGTAATAGAGAGCGTTAAGTCACAAATTATTAAACCTCCAGATTTCAAAGTGCCACCAGGTAGAAGGCAGAAGAAAAG